The following is a genomic window from Bacillus sp. FJAT-52991.
AGTACGCCCTCCTGCAGCAACTCCTGTCGACGATTCAATGTAAGCACTTGTTGGACTTGTCCCAAATACAGCTCCGACAGAAGAGGCAACTGAATCAGCGAGCAGTGCTTGACGGGCGCGTGGCATCGTATTTCCTTTCATCAAACCAGCCTGTTGAGCAACAGCAATCATCGTACCTGTCGTATCAAAAAGCGTCACTAATAGAAAAGAAAAGACGATAGCATACAAGTCATGTTGAAAGACATCACTAATCGCTGTGAGTGGATTGCTAATAATCAATCCTTCAGGAAGCGATGGCATAGACAATAGTTCACTTGGGAATTTAAGCTGATTTGTAAAGTAAGCAATTGTTCCTGTAATGATCATCCCAATGAATAAGGCACCATTAACTCTTAACACCATTAAAACCATCGTAACAGCAAGACCTATTAAAGTAAGAATCGCGTTAGGACTATGTAAGTCACCAAGTTGCACTAAATTATCTGGGTGGTCCGTAATGAGCCCACTCAGTCGCAAGCCGATGAAAGCGATAAATAAGCCAATTCCCGCTGTGATTCCATGCTTTAAGTTACTGGGGATTGCCTCAATTAGCTTTTCACGAAATGAAGTAAGTGATAAGGCGATAAAAAGTAATCCAGCGACAAACACAGCTGAGAAAGCGGTTGAATATGTAATATCTTCATGTGCACCGACAACTGAAACGGTAAAGAATACATTTAATCCCATACCAGGTGCGATGGCAATAGGGTAATTTGCAAATAAGCCCATCCATAATGTTCCGATGACCGTAGCAATGATGGTAGCAGTAAACACTTGTTCAAATGGAACGCCAGCAGATTGCAAAATCATTGGATTGACAACAATAATGTAGACCATAGTGAAAAATGTTGTGATCCCAGCCATAATTTCTTTTTTTACAGTCGTCCCATTTTTCTGTAAATTAAACATAAGGAACCTCCAAAATACGAACATTAAAAAGCACACTTAATATAATATTCGTTTAATGCCTAAGTTGCAACAATAATTTTAAAAAATAACCTCATATGATGGTTTCTTTCGCTTTTATCAAAAAAAACAAGCCAATGAAAAGATTAAAAATAACCTTTTATTAGCTTGTTTTGTGTTTATCCCGCATTAACGGGCTGTAAGACCTTCCACTTCAACATGGCAGAAGGAGCGCAGGCATGTAGGTGGGGGATGAAGAAAACCCCCACTCATTGAAGTTTCACTTTATTTCGCAAAAGTTATTAGCTGATCAATTGGCAGACGGTCTGTTGCACGAGCTGCTTTCAATGGTTTGCCGATCGTAATTAGCATAGTTGGTAAATAGCGATCGGATATTTGAAATTCTGATATTAATGCATTGACATTAAAGCCGCCAATCGGGCAAGTGTCCCAGCCAGTTGCTTTAGCGGCAAGCATAAGTTGCATAGCTGCTAAAGATGAGTTTAAAATAGCTGCATCTCGTGGGTATTCTGGTCGATTATAAGCCCCTTGAATTTGATTAGCTAGAATTTCTTTTAGTTCTGGTGTTAGCTCTCCTGCGGACACTCCAGGGTCAAAAACTGGATCGATATGTTTATTTCCTTCTAAGTCGCCAAGAATACAAATAACAGCTGAAGCTTCCACGATTTGCTTTTGATTATAGGCAATAGGAAGGAGTCTTTGTTGGGTTTCCTCCTTATTGAATACTAAGAAATGCCACTGTTGTAAGTTCCATGCAGAAGGAGCTTTTCCTGCTACTTCTAATAATTGTGTTAATTCGTCCTCTGAAATCTTAATCGATGGGTCATATATTTTTGTAGAATGACGACTTGCGGCTAACTCAAAAAAGTCTGACATATTTATTCCTCCTAGTTTATCATTGTTGAGATAATAAAAAATTAAAAACTATAATTATGTTCATTAAACACTTTTCGTAAGTGCTAACAATTATCAACCTTAATAAAAAATTCATAAAAGGTCAAGGAATAGATGTTAAAGCAAGCATATTAAAAAATGTAGTCATTATAATCATATTATGTGACAGACTTGATTCCTTTAAAAAGTTTAAATGGACATTTGCACGAATGAGTCAAACCAGTCGAGATCAACACCCTTGTTTAACAAAGCCTAAAATATAAACAAAAATGAGCGGCAACTTCCTCCGCTCATTTTTGTTTATAAGAATAAGTCTAAAACTAAATATGTTAAGCCAGCAATTGTTGCTGAAATAGGTAATGTAATGACCCAAGTGATCAGCATACGTTGTGCTGTTCCCCATTTGACGCCTCGTATACGATGAGAAGCACCAACTCCCAAAATAGAGGAAGAGATGACATGAGTCGTACTGACTGGAAGATGAATCATTGTTGCACCAAAAATAATCATAGAAGAGGTTAAATCAGCTGCTACCCCATTGACTGGGCGAATTTTCATGATTTTTCCACCGACGGTTTTGATAATTTTCCAACCACCTACAGATGTGCCAAGACCCATTGCAAGTGCACAGGAAAGCTGTACCCAAAATTGAATATCAGTTGTGGTTTGATAGTTGTTGGCGATCAATGCCATCGTAATAATCCCCATTGCTTTTTGGGCATCGTTAGTTCCATGTGTATAAGACTGCAATGCGGCAGTGAAAATTTGGAAATAACGAAAACGTCTATTTGTTTTTGTTAAATTATTGTTTTTAAAGAGGATTTTAAACAAGCTATAAACGATAAATCCTCCGGCAAAAGCAATAATAGGAGAGAAGATCAATGCCTGCAAAATTTTCAAAAATCCACCATAGTTTAGAATTCCGAATCCCGCAGCAGCAATGGATGCCCCAGCAATCGCCCCGATAATGGCATGCGAAGAACTACTAGGAATCCCATAATACCAAGTGATTAAATTCCAAAAAATAGCAGCGATTAAAGCAGCTAAAATGACAACCGATCCGTTTTCAAGCATAAATGGATCAACGATACCTTGTGTGATAGTCTTAGCTACTCCCGTAAAAGTCATCGCTCCTAAAAAATTCATGAAAGCAGCTAAAATAATCGCATGGCGAGGTTTCAGTGCTTTTGTAGAAACGGAAGTGGCAATGGCATTGGCGGTATCATGAAATCCATTAATAAAATCAAAAGCTAAGGCAAAAATGACAACTAATATCGTAATGATAAAGAGAGAATCCATAACTGAGCGGCTCCTTAAGCGTTTTTCATAATAATTGTTTCAAGAGTATTGGCTACATCTTGACAGTAGTCAGCCACTTGTTCTAGATTCTCATAAATTTCCTTCGTCTTTATGAGCTGAATTGGATCTTTTTCCGTTGCAAATAAATGCTTGATTGACTGTCGTAGAATGCCATCGCAAGCTGTTTCATAATCTTTAATTTTAATGACATGTTCACGAATGGATAGTAATTTTTTCGTTGGAAGTAAATCGACTGACTGTTCAATTTCCACGGCACAACCACAAATCGCTTCGACAAATTTCAGCATGTATTCATCTGGTTCTACGACAGAATACATTTCAAGCATGGCAGCTGTTTCTTCTAGACTATCTAATACATCATCCATGCTGATCGCAAGAGCTAGAATATCCTCGCGTTCAATCGGAGTAATAAATGACTGATTTAATTCAGTGATCACATTGTGCATATATGTGTCACCTTTTGATTCTAGCTTTTTCATTTCTTCAGCGAAGTTCTTTAAATTTCCTGCATGGCCAAGCTTGAAATCAGAGAAAAAGTCAGCACTTTCTTTTAAATTGACGGCAATTGAATGGAGCATAATCGAAAATTTATCTTTTTTAGTTTTAAACAAAACAAAGGCCTCCTAAATTTAAAAATACTCAACATTCGTATTTTACTCGAATTTATTTAAATACAAAAGAGTATGTTGAAAAAAAGTAAAGATTTTATTGATATTTTGTAAATTTGTGTTGAATTTTGGAAAATGTCACATATTGTTCAAAAAAACGTTTGATTCGCCACGTCTTCATTTTATCGATAAAATAAGTTTGAAGGAGGGGATAAGGAATGAACCTAATAAACAGTTTACAGGATACATTTGCTTTGCATAATAGTATAAATATGCCTTATGTAGGTCTTGGTGTGTATAAGATGACGAATGAGGAAGAAGCTTATACAGCGATCAAGTCTGCTATTGACACAGGTTATCGTCTAATTGACACAGCAGCGTTTTACGATAATGAGCAGATTGTAGGAAAAGTGGTTCGAGATAGCGACATTGATCGCAAAGATTTATTCATTACGTCTAAAGTTTGGAATAGTGACCAAGGATATGATGAAACGCTACGGGCATTTGAACAGTCATTAAAGCAATTGAATATGGACTATATGGATTTATATTTAGTGCATTGGCCCGTCAAAGGAAAGTATAAAGAAACATGGCGTGCATTTGAGCGCCTTTATCAAGAGGGAATTGTACGAGCAATCGGAGTGAGTAATTTTCAAATTCACCATCTTGAAGACTTGCTGGCTGATAGTATGGAAAAGCCGGTCATTAATCAAGTAGAGCTACATCCTTATTTAAGCCAAGTACCATTGCGAGACTATTGTCACAAGAATAAAATTGCCATAGAAGCATGGTCGCCGATTGCCCGTAATCGTTTGGTAGATGAACCCCTTTTGAACCATTTAGCGAAAAAGTATGGAAAAACTGTCTCGCAAATTATTTTGCGCTGGCATTTGCAAAATCATACAATCATTATTCCTAAATCTGTTCATCTAGAACGCATTAAAGAGAATGCTGATCTTTTCGATTTTGAACTTACAATGGAAGATATGACTCAAGTGAACGCATTAAATAAAAATGAACGATTTGGCGCTGACCCGGACCATTTTGATTTTTGAATAAGCATAAAAAATAATCGGAGCGGTAGAATATCACTCCGATTATTTGAACTTTAGTTATTTCTATCAAAAAGATAGGCTATATCATTAGGCGCATCCGCTTGGCAATAAATTTTTTCATTCGTGAACGGATGAGGGATTTCAATGGCATAGGCATGAAGAGCTTGGCGATTCACAATAGGCTTTCCGCCGTATAAACGATCACCTACAAGTGGATGACTAATCGCGGAAAAATGAACACGAATTTGATGGGTTCTCCCGGTGTCAAGCTGACATTGAACGAGAGATAGTCGCCTCTTAGTATCTTTTTTGATGACTTGATAGTGAGTGATGGCCGATTGACCCGATGGAGACACTCTTCTTCTTGTTGGATGATGCCTGTCCTTTCCAATAGGCTTGTTAATCGTTCCACTCTGATGTGAAAGGAACCCGTGTATCACTGCTTGATATGTCCGTTTAATATGACGCTCTTCTAATAAACGAGAGAGAACAGCATAGGCAGCAGCGTGTTTGGCAAACAGGATAACACCTGATGTGCCGACATCGAGGCGATGGACATGTCGAACGTCACATGGCTGACCTGCCGCTTGTAAATGAAAGGTGACTGCATTGAGTAGCGTGTCTGTTTCTGCTTCGTTATTTGGATGAGTTTTCATAGCTGCAGGTTTATTCACTACTAACATGTGATCATCTTCAAATAAAATGTTGACTTCTTGTTCTGTTGCCGGTAAATTCTGCTCTGTTTTTGTAAAAAAAGGTACTTGCATCGTCATCCCTTGAGTAAGGGGAGCATGCCAATTGGCTTTCGCATTATTCACAAGCACTTCTTGGTTCATTCTCCACTCATGAATCATTTTTTTAGGAAGCTTCCAGCTGTTCCTTAATATTGAATCCACTGTTTCTCCGTCCCATTTCTTTGGAATCGTTACTTCAAACAGCGATTCTTGCCGATTCGTTTCATACATCCAATGTCTCTCCTTTGTCAAAAGTTTAATTCCTAAAAATTACCATAATTATAAGTGTAATAATATGTTATTCTATCAATGGTATAAAAAAATGATGCGGTAAAGCAGGTGTTATTCTATGAAGATTTTTATGGCTTCTACGACAGAACAAGAGGAAAAGATTGTTGAACTTGTTTGTCAAATGAAAGAGCAGATTCTTCCGCGTTTTTTCTCTGAGGAGGAACTTCAGCAAATGCACCAATTAGGTGTACTTAACATAACTGATGCACATAATGACTCAATCCATCTTCTGCGTGATGCATTTAAAGTCATTGCTAGCTTACAAACAATTATTGCCATTCTTGAAGCGCAAGACCCTAGCCAATTTTCTGCATGCTATGAAGCAATGTTTGAGCGAAACGTTGCGATTTTGAAGGAGTTCGATCTTCATTTTCCGTACCCGCTCAGTCAATTTTATGAAAAGAAAAACCATATTTTTAATATGATGTATGTGACCCCTGTTAATAAATTCCTCGTTTAAAAACGCTAAAAAGAAGCTGTCCATCACTCAGATCAAGTGAAGGCAGCTTCTTTTTTACTTGATATTTTCCTCGAAGAATTGTGTGTATACTTCTTTAGCATAACCGCCTTCTAGACGAGCTTTTTCCTTTCCATTTTCGAAATGGATGAGGGTAGGGGTTGCTTCAAAAGCAAAGTCATCCCAACCTTGTTCAAATTCAAGGACGTTATATTGTTTAATATCAACACCTTGCTCTTCAGCAAGCGGCATTAATATAGGTGTTGTTTGGTTACAATGAGAACAAGTTGGACTAAAGAAATAAACGGTCACATCTTCACCATCTGCCAATTTCTTGTCTAATTCATCTGGCATAATTAAATTTTGATAGTTTGGATCGTCTAATTGTTTAATCGTTTCTGGCTGAAGATCATCTGTGCCATATGGATTCCCCTCGGATGATCCTTTTGAGGCTTCTTGTAATGCTTCTTTTTGTTGAGAATTCGTTAGGAAAACAATCCCACCAAATAAAACAAAGATGATAGAAGCGAAAATAATGATTTTTTTCATGTTACGCGTTGTCCTTTCCTTTTATAATCATAAGACTAGTCACGAAAATAATGATAAATGCTGTAAGAGCTAAAAAAGGGATCGTAATGAATCCGAACACGTCAATATACATTCCAGTACAAGGAACTCTGCCACAGCCCGGTGCACTTTCTGCCAAAAAATCTACTTTTTGAATGGCGTAGTGATACAGAGAAATACTGCCACCAATGATAGAAAGCAATAAAGAATATTTCGCCGCAGTCACATCTTTTTTGACTACAGCTAGGCCAAGAATGAAAACGATGGGGTACATAAAGATTCGCTGATACCAGCAAAGTTCACAAGGCTCATATTTCATGACTTCTGAAAAGTATAAACTTCCAAGCATAGCCACGAAGGAAGTGCCCCATGCAGTAAACAATAAATTTTCTTTTTTCATAAGATCTCCTTATTTAAAGTGTGTTCGATTTGAGTATATTATTTAAGTGGGGAATATGTAAACAAATATGCAGTGTGTAAATCTGTAAACATTAACCATTCATGTGGTAAACTAGAAATGAAAGTTATTTTTTGATGAGTTAGGGGAGATTGCGAATGAGTTGGAAAGCTGAATTTACGCGCTGGAAAGAGTTTCAAGGCTTAGACGAAGAAATGCATACTCTGCTTGCTGAAATTGAGATGGATGAGCCGAGTATTGAAGAGGCTTTTTACAAAAATCTAGAATTTGGTACAGGCGGAATGCGAGGCATCATTGGTGCTGGAACGAATCGGATGAATGTCTATACCGTTCGGAAAGCGTCTGCTGGTTTAGCTGAGTATATACTTGAGCATGGGGAAGAAGCGAAGCAACGCGGGGTAGCAATTGCGTTTGATTCGAGACATAAATCGTTTGAATTTGCTCTTGAAAGTGCCAAAACCCTTGCGACTTACGGTATACAAACCTATGTGTTTGAAGAATTACGACCAACTCCTGAACTTTCATTTGCTGTTCGGTATTTACAAGCATTTGCCGGAATTGTGATCACAGCAAGTCACAACCCACCAGAATATAATGGATATAAAGTGTATGGACAAGACGGAGCGCAGCTTTCACCGAAAGAAGCGGACCGCGTCATCGAAAAAGTAAACAGCATCCCTAATGAATTACATATACAAGTAGAAGCAGTAGAGGCTTTACAAGCAAAAGGATTATTGAAAATGATCGGTGAGGAAGTAGACTGTTCCTATATTGAGCAT
Proteins encoded in this region:
- a CDS encoding RluA family pseudouridine synthase; protein product: MYETNRQESLFEVTIPKKWDGETVDSILRNSWKLPKKMIHEWRMNQEVLVNNAKANWHAPLTQGMTMQVPFFTKTEQNLPATEQEVNILFEDDHMLVVNKPAAMKTHPNNEAETDTLLNAVTFHLQAAGQPCDVRHVHRLDVGTSGVILFAKHAAAYAVLSRLLEERHIKRTYQAVIHGFLSHQSGTINKPIGKDRHHPTRRRVSPSGQSAITHYQVIKKDTKRRLSLVQCQLDTGRTHQIRVHFSAISHPLVGDRLYGGKPIVNRQALHAYAIEIPHPFTNEKIYCQADAPNDIAYLFDRNN
- a CDS encoding thioredoxin family protein, which gives rise to MKKIIIFASIIFVLFGGIVFLTNSQQKEALQEASKGSSEGNPYGTDDLQPETIKQLDDPNYQNLIMPDELDKKLADGEDVTVYFFSPTCSHCNQTTPILMPLAEEQGVDIKQYNVLEFEQGWDDFAFEATPTLIHFENGKEKARLEGGYAKEVYTQFFEENIK
- a CDS encoding inorganic phosphate transporter: MDSLFIITILVVIFALAFDFINGFHDTANAIATSVSTKALKPRHAIILAAFMNFLGAMTFTGVAKTITQGIVDPFMLENGSVVILAALIAAIFWNLITWYYGIPSSSSHAIIGAIAGASIAAAGFGILNYGGFLKILQALIFSPIIAFAGGFIVYSLFKILFKNNNLTKTNRRFRYFQIFTAALQSYTHGTNDAQKAMGIITMALIANNYQTTTDIQFWVQLSCALAMGLGTSVGGWKIIKTVGGKIMKIRPVNGVAADLTSSMIIFGATMIHLPVSTTHVISSSILGVGASHRIRGVKWGTAQRMLITWVITLPISATIAGLTYLVLDLFL
- a CDS encoding nitroreductase family protein, encoding MSDFFELAASRHSTKIYDPSIKISEDELTQLLEVAGKAPSAWNLQQWHFLVFNKEETQQRLLPIAYNQKQIVEASAVICILGDLEGNKHIDPVFDPGVSAGELTPELKEILANQIQGAYNRPEYPRDAAILNSSLAAMQLMLAAKATGWDTCPIGGFNVNALISEFQISDRYLPTMLITIGKPLKAARATDRLPIDQLITFAK
- a CDS encoding NCS2 family permease, with translation MFNLQKNGTTVKKEIMAGITTFFTMVYIIVVNPMILQSAGVPFEQVFTATIIATVIGTLWMGLFANYPIAIAPGMGLNVFFTVSVVGAHEDITYSTAFSAVFVAGLLFIALSLTSFREKLIEAIPSNLKHGITAGIGLFIAFIGLRLSGLITDHPDNLVQLGDLHSPNAILTLIGLAVTMVLMVLRVNGALFIGMIITGTIAYFTNQLKFPSELLSMPSLPEGLIISNPLTAISDVFQHDLYAIVFSFLLVTLFDTTGTMIAVAQQAGLMKGNTMPRARQALLADSVASSVGAVFGTSPTSAYIESSTGVAAGGRTGLTAVVVAVLFGIAAFFSPIVSAVSGISAITAPALIIVGCLMMESVAKIDWQSLDEAFPAFLIILSMPLTSSIATGIALGFISYPLLKVVQGKFRQVHPLVYIFAVLFFYQVVFLPH
- a CDS encoding DUF47 domain-containing protein; protein product: MLHSIAVNLKESADFFSDFKLGHAGNLKNFAEEMKKLESKGDTYMHNVITELNQSFITPIEREDILALAISMDDVLDSLEETAAMLEMYSVVEPDEYMLKFVEAICGCAVEIEQSVDLLPTKKLLSIREHVIKIKDYETACDGILRQSIKHLFATEKDPIQLIKTKEIYENLEQVADYCQDVANTLETIIMKNA
- a CDS encoding aldo/keto reductase, which encodes MNLINSLQDTFALHNSINMPYVGLGVYKMTNEEEAYTAIKSAIDTGYRLIDTAAFYDNEQIVGKVVRDSDIDRKDLFITSKVWNSDQGYDETLRAFEQSLKQLNMDYMDLYLVHWPVKGKYKETWRAFERLYQEGIVRAIGVSNFQIHHLEDLLADSMEKPVINQVELHPYLSQVPLRDYCHKNKIAIEAWSPIARNRLVDEPLLNHLAKKYGKTVSQIILRWHLQNHTIIIPKSVHLERIKENADLFDFELTMEDMTQVNALNKNERFGADPDHFDF
- a CDS encoding disulfide oxidoreductase, which gives rise to MKKENLLFTAWGTSFVAMLGSLYFSEVMKYEPCELCWYQRIFMYPIVFILGLAVVKKDVTAAKYSLLLSIIGGSISLYHYAIQKVDFLAESAPGCGRVPCTGMYIDVFGFITIPFLALTAFIIIFVTSLMIIKGKDNA
- a CDS encoding DUF5365 family protein, encoding MKIFMASTTEQEEKIVELVCQMKEQILPRFFSEEELQQMHQLGVLNITDAHNDSIHLLRDAFKVIASLQTIIAILEAQDPSQFSACYEAMFERNVAILKEFDLHFPYPLSQFYEKKNHIFNMMYVTPVNKFLV